In one Gossypium hirsutum isolate 1008001.06 chromosome D09, Gossypium_hirsutum_v2.1, whole genome shotgun sequence genomic region, the following are encoded:
- the LOC107891270 gene encoding 3,9-dihydroxypterocarpan 6A-monooxygenase isoform X1 produces MILMEQLCIWTLYKNMQETPAFATHIYFSSCSTMVDSQEYILLFLIWFITILFLRAILSNSRGKKPHLPPTPRALPVIGHMHLLGPIPHQALNKLSDRFGPLVYFYIGSKPCLLVSSQETAKEVFKNHETTFLNRPKMANLDYLTYGTADMAMAPYGPLWKYMKKLCMSELLGTRTLDQLLPVRREEMTRFVRLIQDKAETGEALDVGVELMRLTNNIISRMLLSKRCSDKEDEANEVQTIVKEMNKLGTKFNLSDLLWFCKNLDLQGFRKRLKDVRDRYDILMEKIILEHKEARKKNKSTAADTMKDVLDILIEISEDQNAEMKLTAENVKAFVMNFFGAGTDTSSVTIGWGIAELINHPNVMEKVQKEIDSVVGRNRILEESDISNLPYLQAIVKETLRLHPGGPLVVRESTEDCVISGYEIPEGTRLFVNVWALGRDPNQWENPLEFIPERFLSEEWRQGKNQFLDVRGQHFSLLPFGSGRRSCPGASLALQVVPTVLGIMIQCFDWKVRDGANGTVNMEEKAGMTLLRAHPLVCHPVTRLSPFPAV; encoded by the exons ATGATTTTGATGGAACAACTCTGCATTTGGACCTTATATAAGAATATGCAGGAAACCCCAGCTTTTGCAACTCACATATATTTTTCGTCCTGTTCAACCATGGTTGATTCTCAAGAATACATTCTTCTCTTCCTTATCTGGTTCATAACCATCCTCTTTCTCCGAGCCATCCTTAGCAACTCACGAGGGAAAAAACCCCATCTTCCACCCACCCCACGTGCCCTTCCAGTTATTGGACACATGCACCTCCTTGGCCCCATACCTCACCAAGCTCTTAACAAACTTTCAGACCGCTTTGGACCTTTGGTCTACTTCTACATCGGATCAAAGCCTTGTCTGCTTGTGTCTTCCCAAGAAACCGCTAAAGAAGTATTTAAAAACCATGAAACTACTTTCTTAAACCGCCCAAAAATGGCCAATCTTGATTACCTTACATATGGTACTGCTGATATGGCCATGGCACCTTATGGTCCCCTTTGGAAGTACATGAAGAAACTTTGCATGTCTGAACTTTTGGGGACTCGAACCTTGGACCAACTCCTTCCCGTCAGACGTGAGGAGATGACTAGATTTGTAAGATTAATACAAGACAAAGCTGAGACAGGTGAAGCACTTGATGTTGGAGTGGAACTGATGAGGCTGACCAACAACATAATATCAAGAATGCTACTTAGTAAGAGGTGTTCAGATAAAGAAGATGAAGCCAATGAAGTGCAGACAATAGTGAAAGAGATGAACAAACTTGGCACAAAGTTTAATCTATCGGATTTACTttggttttgtaaaaatttagATCTGCAAGGGTTTAGGAAAAGGCTCAAGGATGTTCGAGATAGATATGATATTCTGATGGAGAAAATCATATTGGAACACAAGGAAGCAAGAAAGAAGAATAAATCGACTGCAGCTGACACCATGAAAGATGTACTTGATATTTTGATCGAAATATCGGAAGACCAAAATGCTGAGATGAAATTGACCGCAGAGAACGTAAAAGCCTTCGTTATG aatttttttggGGCTGGGACAGATACATCCTCGGTTACAATAGGATGGGGAATAGCAGAGCTTATTAATCACCCAAATGTGATGGAGAAAGTACAAAAGGAGATTGATTCCGTGGTTGGAAGGAACAGAATACTGGAAGAATCTGACATATCAAACCTCCCATATCTGCAAGCTATAGTAAAAGAAACATTGAGGCTTCATCCTGGTGGACCATTAGTTGTGAGAGAGTCAACAGAAGATTGTGTCATTAGTGGTTATGAGATTCCAGAAGGTACCAGGCTCTTTGTCAATGTGTGGGCTCTTGGTAGGGACCCCAATCAATGGGAGAACCCCCTTGAGTTCATACCAGAGCGATTTCTTAGTGAAGAGTGGAGGCAAGGCAAGAACCAGTTTTTGGATGTGAGGGGACAACACTTCAGCCTGTTGCCATTTGGGAGTGGAAGAAGAAGCTGCCCTGGAGCTTCGCTGGCACTACAGGTTGTCCCAACAGTCCTTGGCATAATGATACAATGCTTTGATTGGAAGGTTAGAGATGGAGCAAATGGCACTGTTAATATGGAGGAAAAAGCTGGAATGACTCTTCTTAGAGCTCATCCATTGGTTTGTCACCCAGTCACAAGGCTTTCTCCATTTCCAGCAGTATGA
- the LOC107891270 gene encoding 3,9-dihydroxypterocarpan 6A-monooxygenase isoform X2, protein MILMEQLCIWTLYKNMQETPAFATHIYFSSCSTMVDSQEYILLFLIWFITILFLRAILSNSRGKKPHLPPTPRALPVIGHMHLLGPIPHQALNKLSDRFGPLVYFYIGSKPCLLVSSQETAKEVFKNHETTFLNRPKMANLDYLTYGTADMAMAPYGPLWKYMKKLCMSELLGTRTLDQLLPVRREEMTRFVRLIQDKAETGEALDVGVELMRLTNNIISRMLLSKRCSDKEDEANEVQTIVKEMNKLGTKFNLSDLLWFCKNLDLQGFRKRLKDVRDRYDILMEKIILEHKEARKKNKSTAADTMKDVLDILIEISEDQNAEMKLTAENVKAFVMNFFGAGTDTSSVTIGWGIAELINHPNVMEKVQKEIDSVVGRNRILEESDISNLPYLQAIVKETLRLHPGGPLVVRESTEDCVISGYEIPEGTRLFVNVWALGRDPNQWENPLEFIPERFLSEEWRQGKNQFLDVRGQHFSLLPFGSARRSCPGASLAVQVVPNCPCHNDTMF, encoded by the exons ATGATTTTGATGGAACAACTCTGCATTTGGACCTTATATAAGAATATGCAGGAAACCCCAGCTTTTGCAACTCACATATATTTTTCGTCCTGTTCAACCATGGTTGATTCTCAAGAATACATTCTTCTCTTCCTTATCTGGTTCATAACCATCCTCTTTCTCCGAGCCATCCTTAGCAACTCACGAGGGAAAAAACCCCATCTTCCACCCACCCCACGTGCCCTTCCAGTTATTGGACACATGCACCTCCTTGGCCCCATACCTCACCAAGCTCTTAACAAACTTTCAGACCGCTTTGGACCTTTGGTCTACTTCTACATCGGATCAAAGCCTTGTCTGCTTGTGTCTTCCCAAGAAACCGCTAAAGAAGTATTTAAAAACCATGAAACTACTTTCTTAAACCGCCCAAAAATGGCCAATCTTGATTACCTTACATATGGTACTGCTGATATGGCCATGGCACCTTATGGTCCCCTTTGGAAGTACATGAAGAAACTTTGCATGTCTGAACTTTTGGGGACTCGAACCTTGGACCAACTCCTTCCCGTCAGACGTGAGGAGATGACTAGATTTGTAAGATTAATACAAGACAAAGCTGAGACAGGTGAAGCACTTGATGTTGGAGTGGAACTGATGAGGCTGACCAACAACATAATATCAAGAATGCTACTTAGTAAGAGGTGTTCAGATAAAGAAGATGAAGCCAATGAAGTGCAGACAATAGTGAAAGAGATGAACAAACTTGGCACAAAGTTTAATCTATCGGATTTACTttggttttgtaaaaatttagATCTGCAAGGGTTTAGGAAAAGGCTCAAGGATGTTCGAGATAGATATGATATTCTGATGGAGAAAATCATATTGGAACACAAGGAAGCAAGAAAGAAGAATAAATCGACTGCAGCTGACACCATGAAAGATGTACTTGATATTTTGATCGAAATATCGGAAGACCAAAATGCTGAGATGAAATTGACCGCAGAGAACGTAAAAGCCTTCGTTATG aatttttttggGGCTGGGACAGATACATCCTCGGTTACAATAGGATGGGGAATAGCAGAGCTTATTAATCACCCAAATGTGATGGAGAAAGTACAAAAGGAGATTGATTCCGTGGTTGGAAGGAACAGAATACTGGAAGAATCTGACATATCAAACCTCCCATATCTGCAAGCTATAGTAAAAGAAACATTGAGGCTTCATCCTGGTGGACCATTAGTTGTGAGAGAGTCAACAGAAGATTGTGTCATTAGTGGTTATGAGATTCCAGAAGGTACCAGGCTCTTTGTCAATGTGTGGGCTCTTGGTAGGGACCCCAATCAATGGGAGAACCCCCTTGAGTTCATACCAGAGCGATTTCTTAGTGAAGAGTGGAGGCAAGGCAAGAACCAGTTTTTGGATGTGAG
- the LOC107891271 gene encoding 3,9-dihydroxypterocarpan 6A-monooxygenase, giving the protein MAPPLSICLTDYFHHLLILIISTLFLLFLVKSFRNFKSKSKYPPTPPALPIIGHIHLLKSGLPTSFQSLARIYGPLMQIRVGAANFVVASDAKSAQQILRTFDADFASKFQPGPTNYHIYEDSSFTNAPYGAYWRYMKKLCMTKLFTGSQLDRFNGIREQETSKLLKSLLNKSKAGEPCDLAAEVTALTNNMIYRMAMGRRCSNYPNQAAEIRRFITDSMKYAAKFHFGEVFGPLKKFDLFGNGKRLKLTLKGYDQLIEQIMKDYQDNDLETSENDDEKDVMDILLESYKDTNAEVKLTRDQIKNFFMELFMAGVDTTAAAIRWAMAELINHPNIFKILREELDSVVGNNRLIKESDVPKLPYLQAVVKEILRLHPPGPLLRRVSNKDSKINGFDLKKGTRVFINVYMIMRDPNCYKESEKFMPDRFLGYSTEMKGQDFHYLPFGSGRRACPGASHAMFVMHATIGALTQCFDWKVKEAEKVDTEAAGTGYSGAFAVPLLCYPNTRFDPFQE; this is encoded by the exons ATGGCGCCTCCTCTCTCTATTTGCCTCACCGACTACTTCCACCATCTCTTAATCCTCATCATTTCTACTCTTTTCCTACTTTTCTTGGTTAAGTCTTTCAGAAATTTCAAGTCCAAATCAAAGTATCCACCCACCCCTCCAGCTTTACCCATCATCGGTCACATCCATCTCTTAAAATCTGGATTGCCGACATCTTTCCAATCTCTAGCCCGAATATACGGTCCCTTAATGCAGATACGCGTCGGAGCTGCTAACTTCGTTGTGGCCTCGGATGCAAAATCAGCTCAACAAATTTTGAGAACATTTGACGCTGATTTTGCCTCCAAGTTCCAACCCGGTCCCACTAATTACCACATATATGAAGACAGTTCTTTCACCAATGCTCCTTATGGTGCTTATTGGAGGTATATGAAGAAATTATGTATGACTAAACTGTTTACGGGTTCGCAGCTCGATCGGTTCAACGGTATTCGAGAGCAAGAGACTAGCAAGCTCTTAAAATCGCTGCTGAACAAGTCTAAAGCAGGGGAGCCATGTGACTTGGCTGCAGAGGTAACTGCGCTGACAAATAACATGATTTATAGAATGGCAATGGGAAGGAGATGTTCAAACTATCCTAACCAAGCTGCGGAAATCAGAAGATTTATTACAGATTCCATGAAATATGCGGCAAAGTTTCATTTTGGAGAAGTGTTTGGGCCTTTGAAGAAATTCGACCTATTCGGTAATGGAAAGAGGCTTAAGTTGACTCTAAAGGGTTATGATCAATTGATAGAGCAGATTATGAAGGATTATCAAGATAATGATCTGGAAACTAgtgaaaatgatgatgaaaaagatgTGATGGATATTTTGTTGGAGAGTTACAAAGACACAAATGCTGAAGTGAAGTTGACTAGGGATCAGATCAAGAACTTTTTCATG GAATTGTTTATGGCTGGTGTGGATACAACAGCGGCGGCAATACGATGGGCAATGGCGGAGCTTATCAACCATCCCAACATATTCAAAATCCTTAGAGAAGAGCTCGACTCAGTTGTGGGGAACAACAGACTAATCAAAGAATCTGATGTGCCAAAACTCCCTTACTTGCAAGCTGTAGTGAAGGAAATCCTAAGACTACACCCTCCAGGGCCCTTACTCCGCCGGGTTTCTAACAAAGATAGCAAAATCAACGGCTTCGATCTCAAGAAAGGGACTAGAGTTTTCATTAACGTCTACATGATCATGAGGGATCCCAATTGCTATAAGGAATCTGAAAAGTTCATGCCTGACCGCTTCTTAGGCTACAGTACTGAAATGAAGGGCCAGGATTTTCATTACCTTCCCTTTGGCAGTGGAAGGAGAGCCTGTCCTGGTGCATCTCATGCTATGTTTGTGATGCATGCCACCATTGGAGCCCTTACACAATGCTTTGATTGGAAAGTGAAAGAGGCGGAGAAAGTTGATACTGAAGCAGCAGGGACTGGTTATTCGGGTGCATTTGCAGTTCCTCTCCTGTGCTATCCCAATACCCGTTTTGATCCTTTTCAGGAATGA